A stretch of the Sylvia atricapilla isolate bSylAtr1 chromosome 30, bSylAtr1.pri, whole genome shotgun sequence genome encodes the following:
- the CTXND2 gene encoding cortexin domain containing 2, translated as METPTVLPALDVDKAVATAFVVLLGLFLLAMTVRCARLVVDPYSAIPTSTWEEEPIN; from the coding sequence ATGGAGACCCCCACAGTGCTGCCCGCCCTGGACGTGGACAAAGCCGTGGCCACGGCCTtcgtggtgctgctggggctcttCCTCCTGGCCATGACCGTGCGCTGCGCCCGCCTCGTGGTGGATCCCTACAGCGCCATTCCCACCTCCACCTGGGAGGAGGAACCCATCAACtga